The following proteins are co-located in the Granulicella pectinivorans genome:
- a CDS encoding PilZ domain-containing protein, translating into MFKPGGGPTARDWQKLTSDTPVRSAVRFPIRMAIRLQTEHGEVDAVTEDVSANGLLFTGRHLPDANSRIEFTMTMPGAIMGHSKDTVIHCTGRIVRHQKRVTDEIAAAVIDEYFLTA; encoded by the coding sequence ATGTTCAAGCCAGGCGGTGGGCCCACGGCACGGGATTGGCAGAAGTTGACGAGTGATACTCCGGTTCGCTCGGCGGTTCGCTTTCCTATCCGCATGGCGATTCGGCTGCAAACGGAGCATGGCGAGGTCGATGCGGTGACGGAGGATGTTTCCGCGAATGGACTGCTGTTTACCGGAAGGCATCTGCCGGATGCAAACAGCCGAATTGAGTTTACGATGACAATGCCGGGTGCAATTATGGGTCATTCGAAGGATACGGTCATCCATTGCACCGGCCGGATCGTACGTCATCAGAAGAGGGTTACCGATGAGATTGCGGCAGCGGTGATCGACGAGTATTTTCTTACTGCGTAA
- a CDS encoding response regulator transcription factor, whose translation MLNSQDEIEDEASTPVGIRVILADSQAIYRVGMRKVFAIEDDIRVVAQAESLANLHAALLRYPTDVVLLEGQLIAGTTDAIPDLVRAAPDAKLIVQVVETDESNTVDLYRRGVRGVVPRSITPDLLIKCVRKIAAGETWIDNQSISWVIDAYRSQATTLTSPRVQPKLSKKELAIISCITRGMRNKEIAYQIGTTEQVIKNYLRKVYDKLGVSDRLELALYCLHHQLLKKYSMDTEPLNPAPALPLRPKI comes from the coding sequence ATGCTGAATTCCCAGGACGAGATCGAAGACGAGGCATCCACACCGGTCGGCATTCGGGTGATCCTTGCCGACTCCCAGGCCATCTACCGTGTGGGTATGCGGAAGGTCTTCGCCATTGAGGACGATATCCGCGTGGTGGCCCAGGCGGAGTCGCTGGCGAACCTGCATGCGGCATTGCTGCGCTATCCCACGGATGTGGTGCTGCTTGAAGGGCAGTTGATTGCAGGGACGACGGATGCGATTCCGGATCTGGTGCGCGCCGCGCCGGACGCGAAGCTGATTGTGCAGGTGGTGGAGACGGACGAGTCGAACACGGTGGATCTGTACCGCCGTGGCGTGCGGGGTGTTGTTCCCCGGTCGATTACGCCGGACCTGCTGATCAAGTGTGTGCGCAAGATTGCCGCAGGTGAGACGTGGATCGACAACCAGTCGATCAGTTGGGTGATCGACGCGTACCGTTCGCAGGCGACCACACTGACGAGTCCGCGCGTGCAGCCGAAGCTCTCGAAGAAAGAGCTTGCGATCATCAGTTGCATCACGCGCGGGATGCGGAACAAGGAGATTGCGTACCAGATTGGGACGACCGAGCAGGTGATCAAGAATTACCTGCGCAAGGTGTACGACAAGCTGGGCGTCTCCGACCGGTTGGAGTTGGCGCTGTACTGCCTGCATCACCAGTTGCTGAAAAAGTACTCGATGGATACGGAGCCGTTGAATCCGGCGCCGGCGCTGCCTCTTCGACCGAAGATATAG
- a CDS encoding YceI family protein, with the protein MKRALLLVLASAGLALAPAVNAQTSTWTIDTAHSSIGFAVKHLGVSTVRGTLTGIKGTVTLDEKDITKSTVEAVIDANSVNTNVEARDKHLKSPDFFNVAANPTLTFKSTKLVSAGGKTQLIGDLTLAGVTKSVTFDLDGPAPAQKGQGGKIISGFSATGSLSRSNFNFGTKFGSAMLSDDVKFTIDVEIDKVQ; encoded by the coding sequence ATGAAACGCGCTCTCCTCCTCGTACTCGCCTCCGCCGGCCTCGCGCTCGCGCCCGCCGTCAACGCCCAGACCTCCACCTGGACCATCGACACCGCACACTCCAGCATCGGCTTCGCAGTCAAGCACCTCGGCGTCAGCACCGTGCGCGGTACGCTCACCGGCATCAAGGGTACCGTCACCCTCGACGAGAAGGACATCACCAAGTCCACCGTGGAAGCCGTCATCGACGCCAACAGCGTGAACACCAACGTCGAAGCACGCGACAAGCACCTCAAGAGCCCCGACTTCTTCAACGTCGCCGCCAACCCCACTTTAACCTTCAAGTCCACCAAGCTCGTCTCCGCAGGCGGCAAGACCCAGCTCATCGGTGACCTGACCCTCGCCGGCGTGACCAAGAGCGTCACCTTCGACCTCGACGGCCCCGCTCCCGCGCAGAAGGGCCAGGGCGGCAAGATCATCTCCGGCTTCTCCGCAACCGGCTCGCTCAGCCGCTCAAACTTCAACTTCGGAACGAAGTTCGGTTCGGCCATGCTCTCCGACGACGTGAAGTTCACCATCGACGTCGAGATCGACAAGGTCCAGTAA
- a CDS encoding MFS transporter has translation MSIVTELRALTRTQRATFFACFLGWTLDAFDFFLLTVCLKAIAADFHVGIKQVAEALFWTLAMRPVGAFLFGAMAEKWGRRPTLMINIICFSVFELGSAFAPTLASFMVLRALFGVAMGGEWGVGAALAFETLPAKGRGFFSGVLQEGYVCGNLLSAAVFGLLFSHLHGTGLLTGWRVMFMIGAAPALLAFYLRFKVEESPAWLAARAEKQGKVAAPFEWALVWKYLPTFLYLVVLMTAFTSFSHGTQDLYPTFLQKDRGFPSGTTGFVIVIGSLGALSGGILFGTLSERFGRKRAIVIAALLALPMIPLWAYSHGPVAMAAGGFLMQLAVQGAWGVIPAHLNELSPGPVRAVFPGLAYQLGNLLSSKNGPFQEALATKYAGGMLGPVLAGTVVVVSIVVAALTAAGPEAKGTVMTVAED, from the coding sequence ATGAGCATCGTTACGGAATTGCGCGCACTGACGCGGACGCAGAGGGCCACTTTTTTCGCCTGTTTCCTGGGCTGGACGCTCGACGCTTTCGACTTTTTCCTGCTTACCGTCTGCCTGAAGGCGATCGCGGCAGACTTCCATGTGGGCATCAAGCAGGTGGCCGAGGCGCTGTTCTGGACGCTTGCGATGCGGCCTGTGGGGGCGTTTCTCTTTGGGGCGATGGCGGAGAAGTGGGGACGGCGTCCCACGCTGATGATCAACATCATCTGCTTCTCGGTCTTCGAACTGGGCTCGGCCTTCGCACCGACGCTGGCCAGCTTCATGGTGTTGCGTGCATTGTTTGGCGTGGCGATGGGCGGGGAATGGGGCGTGGGTGCCGCGCTGGCGTTTGAGACGCTGCCGGCGAAGGGGCGCGGGTTCTTCTCGGGGGTGCTTCAGGAAGGCTACGTCTGCGGCAATCTTTTGTCGGCTGCCGTGTTCGGGCTGTTGTTTTCGCATCTGCACGGTACGGGCCTGTTGACCGGATGGCGCGTGATGTTCATGATTGGCGCTGCTCCGGCGCTGCTGGCGTTTTATTTGCGGTTCAAGGTGGAGGAGTCGCCGGCATGGCTGGCGGCGCGCGCGGAGAAGCAGGGCAAGGTCGCGGCTCCGTTCGAGTGGGCGTTGGTGTGGAAGTATCTGCCGACCTTTCTCTATCTTGTGGTGCTGATGACGGCGTTCACGAGCTTCAGTCATGGCACGCAAGATTTGTACCCGACGTTTCTGCAGAAGGACAGGGGCTTTCCTTCGGGGACAACGGGCTTTGTGATCGTGATTGGTAGCCTGGGGGCGTTGTCGGGCGGCATTCTGTTCGGCACACTGTCGGAGCGCTTCGGAAGGAAGAGGGCGATTGTGATCGCGGCTTTGCTGGCGTTGCCGATGATTCCGCTGTGGGCGTACTCCCACGGGCCGGTGGCGATGGCCGCGGGTGGATTCCTGATGCAGCTTGCGGTGCAGGGTGCCTGGGGGGTGATCCCGGCGCATTTGAATGAGCTTTCGCCGGGGCCGGTGCGTGCGGTGTTTCCGGGGCTTGCCTACCAGTTGGGGAACCTGTTGTCGTCGAAGAACGGACCTTTCCAGGAGGCGCTTGCGACGAAGTATGCGGGAGGAATGCTGGGGCCCGTGCTGGCCGGGACGGTGGTGGTTGTCTCGATTGTGGTGGCTGCGCTGACGGCCGCTGGGCCGGAGGCGAAGGGCACCGTGATGACGGTCGCGGAGGATTGA